TGTATGTGCTAGTTTGCAACAATGCCGCTAGGCGCCGCATAATGGTAAAACTAACTCGTAAGTAAATTTCAGTTGGGATCTAATATAAGCAGAAGCAGGCCTCCGGCGAAGCAAAATCATGACATTTGCGACAATATCTTCGCCAGCAATGCAACGTAAGGCTTACCTAACACCACTGCggtgctataaatataaaaaatatttttgtaaattattttaatcttcctgaaaaatattttaaaaatattttgtgctgtgcTGTATGGGTAGCAGTAGGCGATGCTACAAATCTGGCGCGATTATGTTGCACTGCGATTTACGCAAGCATCTGCCGCATTTCTTGCACTATTCTGTTATATGTAAATGCATACACATATCTTCCACAATTATGTTGCACTACGACGAGCGCAAGTTTCTGCCAACAGAAAAATAGTCAAAGTTGGAAATAGAAAACGCATGATCTGCCCGAAAGTTAATGCACGACTTTTCGTGCAGtcttaaggtggaagcacataaaattgcagaagccatgagcagaatgcagaagccatatgcgcatgcgctatggtatctgaagagctctaacagataccatagcgcatgcgcatatggcttctgcattctgctcatggctcctgcaattttatgtgcttccacctttacaGCAGAATTGCAATGAAAATGTTACCAGGGCTTATTTGTATGTGAGGTACCGAGGGAAGACCGTGCGGGAGAAGTGTCGGAACACGAGAATATTCTCACATCGCaagattttgatataatagaatatttattcatttacattattaatattacttgcGAGTTTATTGATGcgagaataaataatagcaTTCCGCAACACGTATATTAcgcttatttttattgaaaaaaacatTCAGGTTTTTGCGTTGATGTAAGTTGGAAAACATGAAACGCAGATCTTATAAACCATACTTGAAAGATCGATCTGCACGCATACCGGTAACAACTCTTCATTCTCGTGAAAAACATAGGCAATTATTGAAGCGATTAAATCaggtatgtatatttaatgttcTCTATAAACTggcttttctttcaaaaacaaaactaatttttcaagaaatagtCAACGAGAAACCTTGttgacttttttcaaaatttgtaaaaaatttggatTCACGCCgagaataaatgaaaaaagtgaaaattaaaaatttatttttgtttctcattaaatttcgaaacttttacaatacatcttaaaatatttttatgttcgtttttcatcataaatttgtctttaaattaaaaaaaaaatcggatgCGTCGACGGTTAATGTTTTTCGATTTAGatggaatatatattaaatatttaaaactttgatCCGCGATTATTGAATAGGAAAGGAATGAAGATGGTAATGTGGAAATAGACGAGGATATTGACTATGCAGTACCTACACACCTTAACGAACCTTGCCCAGAAAAGGATAGTTCTGACGAATGTGCAGAAGCCGATGATAACGATTTTCAACTAAATGAAGATGTTGCAGAAGAATTGGTAAATATTTGGAATTGTTACGGGTATTGCAAGAAAAGATATTGTCGTATGAGGTAATTGATGCAAAACTGACTGCATTTTGAAGAAGACTATTTTCTTGAGATCAATAATAGTAATAGAACATATATTAGAGTATGTCTATTTACCGCAGAATTTTTAaactgatttaaaatattatttcattgttgTACGATAATATATTACCCAATCAAATGAAAAAATCTATCGTAAATATAgtgttaaaaacattttaaaatgttcaaaataaaagaaaaattcttatttaataacacgTATCTTTGTATGAAAAGAATTATTGTAACGAAATAGGAATAATTTACAGGACTCGAGTAGTATAAGTGATGacaatgattttattaatatggatGTAGAAGACGAACGTGACATGAATGAAGAAATCCATGATGACGAAGAGGACTTTCAAAATAGAGATGGCAACTTCGATCCCAATAATAATGTGGAAAATGTGCTCAACGATGAggtttgtaatattgtaatttatttgaagTACTGGAAggcgaatattattttctgaaatatctCACTTAATTAATTcctaatatttgaatatacaataaataacaaataaaattatttctaaataatgtttacttttttctctGTATATATCTACATGAAAGAAAACCTATTTTCGTAGGCTGTTCTTTAACGATGGAAGAAAGCGATATTCTTATAATGAGTCATGCGATTCGTCACAATCAATGGATGCTGAAATTGAAGATCTTATCAATATGCAAGTTAATCAACTGCCATCTTCCGGCTCCAGTAAATcctacaaaatatatgttctttaAGAAATTTGCCAATATTGCTAAAGTTCAAAATCACTACTATTGTCCATCATGCATTATACCATTACATTTTGGAAATGCAAAAAGGATTAATTGTCCAAATTgtcaaagtttatatattgaGACAGATCTTCGACGTAGTGGTAGTTTTTTTGTATACATTTCTCTAAAGGAACAATtacgatatttattatcaaggCTATTGTTCTATCAATTGCAAAGGAATGGAGACTACGGTGGTATTTCGGATGTGACTAGTGGACAAgtgtataaaacattattagaGAAAGGGATTGTaaacaattttgatattagCGTGCAATGTAATCTAGATGGAGTTAGTACTTTTAAATCATCTAAAATGTCAATGTGCCCAATTCAAGTTGCAGTAAATGAACTTTTATACCGAAAcagaaaagataatattatattaacagGTTTGTGGTGCGGTAAGGAGAAACCTGTGATGGATATTTATCTGCGACCATTTATAGATGAATTGAAGGATTTACAtgaaaatggaattaattgtTTACCGCCAAATTTTGATAAACCTGTAAACATTAAAGTGCATACTTTCTTGTCACCCGTAGATTCAGTTGCCAGATGcactttacaaaatattagtCAATTTAATGGGGAATACGGGTGTTCTCTTTGTTTGCATCCAGGAGAACATGTAAAAGTTGGGAATGGTTATGCACGTATTTACTGTGGTGATAAACGCCGTGCAAGAACAGAAGATCAACACAAAATACATGCTGAAATGGCATTAGCAGAAGGTACACACCTGTCTACGGTGTTAAAGGACCTTCTTTATTTATGCTGGtacctatttttaatatcataagTTCTTTTCAACCAGACTACATGCATTCGGTATTATTAGgcgttgttaaaatattttttattgcatggTTTGACAGTAAAAATTCTGAATACCCGTGGTACATTGGATCAAAGAAAAGACAATTTAATCACCGTCTACTGAACATTTTACCACCATGTGAAATAACTCGAGTACCTCGTTCTCTTGGCGACTTGAAGTTGTACAAAGCGTCTGAGTGGAAAAACTTGGTTCTTTATTATTCCTTACCATGTTTGCATAATTTAATCGCCGAACGTTATTATAAACACTGGTCGCTTCTTGTGTATAGTATGCACATCTTATTGTCCTCAAAAATTAGTGAATATGATTTAAACGAAGCTGAAAGAGCACTGcgaaaatttgttttcgatACGGAAAGGTTATATGGGTCAGAATATATGGAATTTAACGTCCACCTACTGCTACATATTCCTAAAGCAGTAAAATTGTTCGGTGCCCTTTGGGCATGGTCGGCTTTCCCCTTTGAATCTTATAACCGGATACTGCGAGATATGATTTATAATTCTCAATcagttttatttaagattgcagtctatcaaatataatataatatttttcagaaagaaAAATGCAGTGCTGTAGGCAAACAGTTATTTGATCATTATTTGGGAAAATTTAGAACAACTCGGAGTTGTCTGCTGTATGGcgataatttaagaatatttggACGCGGTAAatcagtaaaattaaatataatccaaaaaCTTACTGTGCAGGCAGTTCTGCGTGAAAATGTTGTTGAGAATGCCACATCTTACGAACGTttcatttataaacatattttatatcattcttgcaattacaaaagaatttatatgcgaaataatagtattataaaGACAATACACGGTACGTTTCTAAGTATATTGAATATACTATGTGTCGTAAATGTAAATGGAAAAAAGACATACGTTATAATAGGAAAAGCATTTGATCTCTGCGGTGATGAAACTTTGTGtacaacaaataatattaattcatcaAAATATTCCTATATCGCGCAAGAGAGTAATAATACAGCAGCGTGTATTTTAAATCAGATagacaaaaaatgtattattatccCCTACCGTGATGATAAACACTGTATAATACCGCTTGTCAATGTATTTGAGACTGATTAAGGGCTTACACCTGAGTAAAGTGACCAtattttgggaatttttttctcgggaaataattgctttattcaaaaacttttttttctgttaaaaagaGCATGTATTCTAGTAcgtttgtgaattttttaattaaaatttattaacaataaatattgtttattggcATCAGCGTAAGCCCCGTTTTTTTGCGGTGTTCACCATTTTGGGTTGTCACGTCATCTGGTacaaaaatatgcattaaattcCTAATTAGTTATATACAAGACAGTTAGCTACGAgccaaaaaaaattaaaaaaaaaaattcgaaaaatggCGGCTGTTTGAAATTTGAAGTCGATTTTTGacctattttttcaagttaccaatgcattttttaaacatttgtaacaaaaaatttataaaagtttaattgtaGCTAATTAGACAAAGCATCCAAGAATATCGTGTccaaatttcaaaaagatctATCGATCCGTTCTCGAGATATCGTGAACACCGTTTTTTAAAACCatgtttcgagaaaaacgcgtttaaagtttgaGAAGAGATTTGGAtatcattaattgtttataatgcTATAACTTGAAAACAACTCgtcttacaaaaaaaatgcaaaagacaaaaaagttttattttgactcgaaaatattagtaataattaaaaaaaatttttttgttaattaacaatgaaattgttttaaaaaaattttttttctataattttatttttaatcggcAATTCCGGGGCCATATAAAAGTCCTTCGATGACGACTTGAGGAGAGGCTTCTCGAAGGACACGAAGTCCTGAGAGGAGAGAGCTATCTCGCGATACCGGCGAAAAAGGCGCGATACCGCTACGCTCCGCTCCGCCCCACTTCAGTAAAACTTCCGTAACTTCTACAATT
The nucleotide sequence above comes from Temnothorax longispinosus isolate EJ_2023e chromosome 4, Tlon_JGU_v1, whole genome shotgun sequence. Encoded proteins:
- the LOC139812151 gene encoding uncharacterized protein, whose translation is MEESDILIMSHAIRHNQWMLKLKILSICKLINCHLPAPVNPTKYMFFKKFANIAKVQNHYYCPSCIIPLHFGNAKRINCPNCQSLYIETDLRRSGSFFVYISLKEQLRYLLSRLLFYQLQRNGDYGGISDVTSGQVYKTLLEKGIVNNFDISVQCNLDGVSTFKSSKMSMCPIQVAVNELLYRNRKDNIILTGLWCGKEKPVMDIYLRPFIDELKDLHENGINCLPPNFDKPVNIKVHTFLSPVDSVARCTLQNISQFNGEYGCSLCLHPGEHVKVGNGYARIYCGDKRRARTEDQHKIHAEMALAEGTHLSTVLKDLLYLCWYLFLIS